The Candidatus Poribacteria bacterium genome includes a region encoding these proteins:
- a CDS encoding GNAT family N-acetyltransferase codes for MAIEVSFSDNAGWVLDKAKVFLRSKPVHNNVILTLLHARVKHFIPGRYWVAMDGNAVVGVAFQSPLNLPAIVTPMGPTVVHSVVDAISGATVKLPGVGGDATTAAHFAGQWAERQKSAVVPFMGQRIYEVDQVAEPTGVKGDLRKAVPSDRERLIDWVRHFWADINAVQESNAESLVDRRISAGQIWLWDSAGPVSMAGLTPPVEGVVRVQLVYTPPENRGKGYASACVASLSKQVRDEGHRCILYTDLGNPISNSIYRRIGYFVVAEGIQYRFA; via the coding sequence ATGGCAATCGAAGTTTCCTTTAGTGATAATGCAGGTTGGGTATTGGACAAAGCAAAGGTATTTCTGCGTTCAAAGCCTGTCCATAACAATGTGATTCTTACACTTTTACACGCCCGAGTTAAGCACTTTATACCTGGTCGCTACTGGGTAGCAATGGATGGAAACGCTGTCGTCGGTGTCGCTTTTCAGTCCCCTTTGAATCTTCCCGCAATTGTCACGCCGATGGGACCTACTGTAGTTCACTCGGTGGTGGATGCAATATCGGGGGCAACGGTAAAATTGCCCGGCGTGGGTGGCGATGCCACAACAGCAGCACACTTTGCGGGGCAATGGGCAGAGCGGCAAAAGTCAGCAGTGGTTCCGTTCATGGGACAGCGCATTTATGAAGTAGATCAAGTGGCGGAACCTACTGGGGTTAAAGGGGACTTGCGGAAAGCCGTTCCGAGTGACCGGGAACGCCTCATTGATTGGGTTCGCCATTTTTGGGCTGATATAAATGCCGTGCAAGAGAGCAACGCCGAATCCCTTGTTGACCGGCGGATCTCTGCTGGACAAATCTGGCTATGGGACAGTGCTGGACCTGTGTCAATGGCAGGACTGACACCACCTGTGGAAGGTGTCGTTCGGGTGCAGCTCGTCTATACACCGCCGGAGAATCGAGGCAAGGGGTACGCCAGCGCATGTGTTGCCAGTCTCTCGAAACAGGTTCGTGATGAAGGACACCGTTGTATTCTCTACACCGATTTGGGTAACCCAATTTCCAACTCTATCTATCGCCGAATCGGCTACTTTGTTGTTGCCGAAGGCATCCAATATCGATTTGCGTGA
- a CDS encoding SpoIIE family protein phosphatase: MTHITPYVGVGSPNLITRARGPRAYYIAKNLTLIFSIVLATVLISVEARGIEQIQTYTVADGLVGPVVPVIFQDSRGTLWFGSNQDGVSRFDGNTFEPHIGYPDTSEDLSVPDGKAGALLGETRQIVEDKWGHIWFLTRVPAETSGRVSLFDGTAISLIGRGNWLIVDRKGDVWIGDNQRLTKYVTPGVQRPPQAQPNEIIGEDIARSATLTINVIFESKDGTIWLGGHEGTEEQTGVILSFRETRWVREVPKPSDSDQADDETENQMPSVSQGAGFKRYNMENLNAIGAIEAIAEDPDGNLWFGGYNLLLRFDGQTFEQVLPLAWGQGSTRTRNPSPTGKRTSIRSDKQGRVWFSDGRTTRWLKGSLHGNLIGFLELEDALGNLWVTDELGAHQYDSQLNLAPDSVYSELGIEGIHTIVEAVDGKLWFGHNNGTTVFDPTPVISTHAGLGTNRVRMVYEDSRGYLWFSILGGVRRYNPTTTELTTHLFRVDSAQNILSPNSQANPSSIDRSRLPRTEIERIFEVGGDVWFIDEPRARAGATRPIYTFFRFASGKVDQVSIPIRTQVGPGGEMSGSSTDIHIIEGKDVWLAFGGHLFKADRTGLLRLTDTGFQRILFQQTGPGTVPKPINPLDHGAAAITDLYTDTNERLWVHFENGKVLRYPKTITQLKPTDRPIKPEILPLKATMLLKAASGSKWFFNAVTGKLIIWSDTELGGPILLDGESSSAPLAVWKDPQQENNRITFLFPDVLKTYHGIALITVDDLNLADVQAFLTSQEGVLWLATSQGAVRYDGKRLTKYAKKEDEFLVNNVRDVMEDSRGNIWFATWGGGILRYDGETFYPLTTKNGLAHNNISKIHESSDKDLWFATEGGVTHYTPTIGGLPFCRLTALEADTTYTDLSASLTLPARGSKTFNVKGISPLREGLSYEFKLTGLDIPTWTTLSAEAFSLLKTGSGVRSKEWTDASAIGLPDQQLLQDSGVTQEFQNQNGILRIRYTGLKAGNYSFLVKAFRKGSPYTEPAAAVDFSISAPFWTRWRRYLPTLIFVTVVLSLIGRLVVNRRHTVQLRNEMREREEAEVQRIRDELNEAQNIQMGLLPTEAPDTKGFDVAGMSVPATQVGGDFYDYLTVANGQTAIAVADAAGKGLRGAMNAVLTNGMLYEVSRFKSEADIILTDLNRGLAPRMYGPSFIALNLAILDEEKKQIDYANGGQPYPVLKRGTNVFEIDSSDLPLGSMKRVEYESITFDLNEDDVLIFHSDGLIEALNTDEEMYGTERLKDLVSRIPDHYTAEEVIQSIVSDVQGFVGEAEQYDDMTIVVIKVP; this comes from the coding sequence ATGACACACATCACCCCTTATGTAGGGGTTGGGTCTCCGAACCTGATCACACGGGCGAGGGGACCTCGCGCCTACTACATTGCGAAAAACCTCACTTTAATCTTTAGCATAGTCCTTGCCACGGTCCTTATTTCCGTTGAAGCAAGAGGCATTGAGCAAATTCAAACCTACACCGTTGCCGATGGATTAGTGGGTCCAGTTGTTCCTGTTATTTTCCAAGACAGTCGAGGGACCCTCTGGTTCGGCTCCAATCAGGATGGCGTAAGTCGATTTGATGGGAATACATTTGAACCCCACATTGGGTACCCGGACACTTCGGAAGACCTGTCTGTGCCTGATGGAAAAGCCGGTGCGTTGCTTGGAGAGACTCGACAAATCGTTGAAGACAAGTGGGGACATATCTGGTTCCTCACGCGTGTGCCTGCAGAAACCTCAGGCAGAGTCAGCCTGTTTGATGGCACTGCAATCAGCCTTATCGGCAGAGGCAATTGGTTGATCGTTGATCGAAAGGGTGATGTTTGGATCGGCGACAATCAGAGGCTAACGAAGTACGTCACCCCAGGTGTCCAACGCCCACCACAAGCACAGCCAAACGAAATCATAGGCGAGGATATCGCTCGTTCAGCGACTTTGACAATAAACGTCATCTTTGAAAGCAAAGATGGCACCATCTGGCTCGGTGGACATGAAGGAACGGAGGAACAGACCGGCGTAATTTTGAGTTTCCGAGAGACGCGTTGGGTCCGCGAAGTTCCAAAACCCAGCGATAGCGATCAAGCAGATGATGAAACAGAAAACCAAATGCCGAGTGTCAGCCAAGGTGCTGGATTCAAACGTTACAATATGGAGAATCTCAACGCCATTGGTGCCATCGAGGCGATAGCCGAAGATCCGGACGGAAACCTCTGGTTCGGTGGTTACAATCTTCTCTTGCGGTTCGATGGGCAGACTTTTGAACAGGTGCTTCCTCTTGCTTGGGGACAAGGCAGCACAAGGACGCGTAACCCTTCACCGACCGGAAAGAGAACGTCAATCCGAAGTGACAAGCAAGGACGAGTTTGGTTTAGTGATGGACGCACCACAAGGTGGTTGAAGGGTTCACTACACGGAAATCTGATAGGATTCCTTGAGCTTGAGGATGCTTTGGGAAATCTATGGGTGACGGATGAACTTGGGGCACACCAATACGATAGTCAGCTTAATTTAGCACCTGATAGCGTCTATAGTGAACTCGGAATTGAGGGCATCCATACGATTGTTGAAGCCGTCGACGGTAAATTGTGGTTCGGTCACAATAACGGTACGACAGTATTCGACCCAACACCTGTAATTAGTACACATGCTGGACTCGGCACGAACAGGGTCCGAATGGTGTATGAGGATAGTCGAGGTTATCTCTGGTTCAGTATTCTTGGCGGCGTTAGGCGTTATAATCCGACGACAACAGAACTTACCACACATTTATTCAGAGTAGATTCAGCACAAAACATTTTGTCCCCCAACTCCCAAGCTAACCCCAGTAGTATAGATCGCTCTCGGTTACCTCGAACTGAAATTGAAAGAATATTTGAAGTTGGCGGAGATGTCTGGTTTATTGATGAACCGAGAGCGCGCGCTGGTGCCACGCGACCTATATATACGTTTTTCCGGTTCGCAAGCGGAAAAGTTGATCAGGTATCCATTCCTATCCGAACCCAAGTCGGACCCGGCGGAGAAATGTCGGGGAGCAGCACTGATATACACATCATTGAAGGGAAAGACGTATGGCTGGCTTTTGGGGGGCATCTCTTCAAAGCAGACAGGACAGGATTATTGCGGCTCACGGACACCGGCTTCCAGAGGATTCTCTTTCAACAAACCGGTCCGGGTACAGTCCCTAAGCCAATAAACCCGCTTGATCACGGCGCAGCCGCCATTACTGACTTGTACACGGATACCAACGAAAGACTTTGGGTACATTTTGAGAACGGAAAGGTGCTGCGCTATCCGAAAACCATTACACAATTAAAACCCACAGACCGTCCTATTAAGCCAGAAATTCTCCCTCTGAAAGCGACAATGCTGTTGAAAGCTGCATCGGGAAGCAAATGGTTTTTCAACGCGGTAACAGGAAAGTTGATAATCTGGAGTGATACTGAACTCGGTGGACCAATTTTACTCGACGGAGAGTCCAGCTCAGCCCCACTCGCAGTATGGAAGGATCCCCAGCAAGAAAATAATCGAATAACCTTTCTTTTTCCTGACGTTCTTAAAACATATCACGGCATAGCACTCATCACTGTTGACGACCTTAACCTCGCTGATGTTCAAGCCTTCCTAACTTCACAAGAAGGAGTCCTCTGGTTAGCAACATCTCAGGGAGCCGTTCGATATGATGGAAAAAGACTCACAAAATATGCAAAAAAAGAAGATGAATTTCTTGTTAACAACGTGCGAGATGTGATGGAAGATAGCCGCGGAAATATATGGTTCGCAACATGGGGCGGAGGCATCCTCCGCTATGATGGCGAGACCTTCTATCCCCTTACAACCAAAAACGGTTTGGCGCATAATAACATCTCGAAAATTCATGAGTCCTCGGACAAAGACCTCTGGTTCGCAACCGAAGGCGGTGTTACACACTATACACCGACGATCGGTGGACTCCCATTTTGTCGGTTAACCGCCTTAGAGGCGGATACAACCTACACTGACCTCTCAGCCAGTTTAACGCTACCAGCACGCGGCTCAAAAACCTTTAATGTGAAAGGCATCAGTCCACTCCGAGAAGGACTTTCCTACGAATTCAAATTAACCGGATTGGATATCCCAACGTGGACCACCCTTTCAGCAGAGGCGTTCTCTCTCTTGAAAACCGGTTCTGGCGTTCGATCCAAAGAGTGGACGGACGCTTCGGCAATCGGATTGCCAGATCAACAACTCCTGCAGGATAGCGGCGTTACACAGGAATTCCAAAACCAAAATGGGATTCTGCGTATTCGGTATACAGGTCTTAAAGCGGGTAACTACAGCTTCCTCGTCAAGGCGTTCCGTAAAGGCTCGCCTTACACGGAACCCGCAGCAGCAGTGGACTTTAGTATCTCAGCCCCTTTCTGGACGCGATGGCGAAGATACCTTCCGACACTCATCTTTGTGACTGTTGTCCTCTCTTTGATTGGACGTTTGGTCGTCAACCGTCGACACACGGTACAGCTACGCAACGAAATGCGTGAAAGAGAAGAGGCGGAGGTACAACGTATCCGTGATGAGTTGAACGAAGCACAGAATATCCAGATGGGACTTCTACCTACGGAAGCACCGGATACAAAGGGATTCGATGTCGCAGGGATGTCGGTCCCCGCAACGCAGGTAGGTGGCGACTTCTACGACTACCTCACCGTCGCGAACGGGCAGACTGCAATTGCGGTGGCAGACGCTGCAGGAAAAGGGTTACGAGGCGCAATGAATGCAGTGCTGACAAACGGGATGCTGTATGAAGTCTCGCGTTTCAAATCTGAAGCAGACATCATTCTCACCGATCTCAATAGGGGGTTAGCACCCCGTATGTACGGACCGAGTTTCATCGCACTCAATCTCGCAATCCTTGATGAAGAGAAAAAACAGATTGACTATGCCAACGGCGGGCAACCCTATCCCGTTCTCAAGCGAGGCACGAATGTCTTTGAGATTGACAGCAGCGACCTCCCACTTGGCAGTATGAAAAGGGTCGAGTATGAATCCATCACCTTCGATTTAAATGAGGATGATGTCTTGATTTTCCATTCAGATGGCCTCATTGAAGCCCTCAATACGGATGAGGAAATGTACGGGACGGAACGCTTAAAGGATTTAGTTTCAAGAATCCCTGATCACTACACTGCAGAGGAAGTAATTCAAAGCATCGTTTCGGATGTCCAAGGCTTCGTCGGTGAAGCGGAACAATACGATGATATGACAATCGTCGTCATCAAAGTTCCTTAA
- a CDS encoding phytanoyl-CoA dioxygenase family protein — translation MTDEQKYLFDLQGFILLKSVIPQSVIDACNTVLDEYENMPPDDYPSPLCLGTQRTEKELYISNILEADSTFNDLIDIPEVLDVIQGVTGGPYRLNHTYTIYRWGGGYTGLHMHGTPIIPKCQYHCKNGEMVSTLTKAVFPMLDCDVEDGCFAVIPGAHKSNFPKPWGGHPDENPVLTPIPAKAGDAIIFTEALTHGSVINVSGNPRRTLYYCYSIGYMPDWGGQGLHFSPNVMESLSETQQSILHLK, via the coding sequence ATGACAGACGAACAAAAATATCTATTTGACTTACAAGGTTTCATTCTGCTAAAGAGTGTTATCCCGCAGTCAGTGATTGATGCGTGTAACACTGTGTTAGATGAGTACGAGAACATGCCGCCTGACGATTATCCATCTCCCCTGTGCCTCGGCACACAGCGAACGGAGAAAGAACTCTATATCTCCAATATTTTGGAGGCAGACAGCACCTTTAACGACCTCATCGACATTCCAGAGGTGTTGGATGTAATCCAAGGCGTAACCGGCGGTCCCTATCGACTCAATCACACGTATACGATTTACCGGTGGGGCGGTGGCTATACCGGGTTACACATGCACGGAACACCAATTATCCCGAAATGCCAATACCATTGCAAAAACGGAGAGATGGTGTCAACCTTAACAAAAGCAGTCTTTCCGATGCTGGATTGCGATGTAGAAGACGGGTGTTTCGCTGTTATACCGGGTGCCCATAAGAGCAATTTCCCAAAACCTTGGGGAGGCCATCCCGACGAAAACCCTGTACTAACACCGATCCCAGCAAAAGCAGGGGACGCTATCATCTTCACAGAGGCACTCACACACGGGTCCGTCATCAACGTTTCTGGCAACCCGCGTCGGACGCTTTATTACTGCTACAGCATCGGTTATATGCCAGATTGGGGCGGTCAAGGTCTGCACTTCAGTCCTAACGTTATGGAAAGCCTCAGCGAAACCCAACAGTCAATCCTTCATCTGAAATAA
- a CDS encoding aminotransferase class I/II-fold pyridoxal phosphate-dependent enzyme has translation MITIAERLEKLPPYLFVDLRQKMQAAQARGVDVISLGIGDPDIPTPDPVVETLCSAIQNPDDSDRHRYGCDIPVDDFPQAVLDFYQHRYGVPLSDEQVVTTLGSKDAIVKMALGILNPGDIGIAASPGYPTYNIGHVFASATTYYAPILRENDFYVDFDAIPDEVKRLAKVLWINYPNNPTTATADLDFFERAVEFGRQNDILIAHDNAYSENTYDGYRSPSILQVEGAAEVAVEFFSLSKAFNMTGWRLGFVAGNPIAVDAVKKVKDNIDNGSLRALQFAGAKALSIVDEITPAINAVYQKRRDMVVDALTDSGWEIEKPKATIYVWAPVPSRFNGSSRAFATALLEEAGVVVTPGLGYGQWSEGYFRISLTYPDTVIEEAISRIRDFSH, from the coding sequence TTGATTACGATCGCAGAACGGTTAGAGAAACTTCCACCCTATCTCTTTGTAGATTTACGTCAAAAAATGCAGGCAGCACAAGCACGAGGTGTCGATGTGATTAGCCTCGGCATCGGTGACCCGGATATTCCAACACCAGATCCAGTTGTTGAGACCTTATGTAGCGCGATTCAAAACCCCGATGACTCGGACAGACACCGCTACGGGTGCGACATCCCCGTCGACGATTTCCCACAAGCAGTCCTCGACTTTTACCAACATCGTTACGGGGTCCCACTGTCCGATGAACAGGTTGTGACAACGCTCGGTAGTAAAGACGCCATTGTTAAAATGGCACTGGGCATTCTCAATCCAGGCGACATCGGCATCGCAGCGAGTCCAGGCTATCCAACCTACAACATTGGACACGTGTTTGCCAGCGCGACGACCTACTACGCGCCGATTCTGCGAGAAAACGATTTCTATGTTGACTTTGACGCTATTCCTGACGAAGTGAAACGCCTCGCCAAAGTCCTCTGGATCAACTATCCAAACAACCCCACGACAGCCACTGCCGACCTCGATTTTTTCGAGCGCGCCGTAGAATTTGGACGACAAAACGACATTCTTATTGCACATGACAACGCTTACAGCGAAAATACTTACGATGGGTATCGCTCACCAAGCATTTTGCAAGTAGAGGGTGCCGCCGAGGTCGCTGTCGAATTCTTTTCACTAAGCAAAGCGTTCAATATGACAGGATGGCGATTGGGATTTGTCGCTGGTAATCCAATCGCTGTCGATGCCGTCAAGAAGGTCAAAGATAATATTGATAACGGTTCGCTCCGTGCCCTCCAGTTCGCTGGTGCGAAGGCACTCTCAATCGTAGACGAAATTACACCAGCGATAAATGCTGTTTATCAAAAGCGCAGAGATATGGTGGTAGACGCGCTTACAGATAGCGGATGGGAAATCGAGAAACCGAAGGCGACTATATATGTTTGGGCACCCGTTCCATCGCGGTTTAACGGATCCAGCCGCGCCTTTGCGACAGCACTGCTTGAGGAAGCAGGCGTCGTTGTAACACCCGGACTCGGATACGGACAATGGAGTGAAGGTTATTTCAGAATCTCACTTACGTATCCAGACACAGTGATTGAGGAAGCGATTTCCCGCATTCGCGACTTCTCGCACTAA
- a CDS encoding UTP--glucose-1-phosphate uridylyltransferase, which translates to MSCLKLVIEASSHVRKAVIPAAGFGTRLFPASKAMKKELFPVIDSSGQAKPAIMAIVEEAINAGIEEVCLIVQSGDTELFESFFKTPPPIEHYNKLSKENKTYCDYLLELGSRVTFVTQDVQEGFGHAVYCAREWVGNEPFLLMLGDHLYGSDEEKCCAQQVVEAYEQVGHSVVGLKETPIEDLSNFGCVTGVWKEENSLLSVTEFYEKPDPEYAMEHLHVDGMDIDQFLTVFGIYVLQPQIFEFLEQNIVHNLRERGEFQLTSCLDELRKADGFSGYVVKGRRFDIGLPEEYRQTVIDFRNA; encoded by the coding sequence ATGTCGTGTCTGAAGTTGGTCATCGAAGCGAGCAGCCACGTCCGAAAGGCTGTCATTCCTGCTGCTGGGTTCGGGACTCGGTTATTCCCTGCTTCAAAAGCGATGAAAAAAGAGTTGTTTCCTGTGATTGACAGTTCAGGACAGGCAAAACCGGCGATTATGGCAATCGTTGAAGAGGCGATCAACGCTGGCATTGAGGAAGTCTGTCTCATTGTTCAGAGTGGAGATACGGAACTTTTTGAATCGTTTTTCAAAACGCCGCCACCGATTGAACATTACAATAAACTCAGCAAAGAGAATAAAACATATTGCGACTATCTGCTGGAATTAGGGAGTCGGGTGACGTTCGTCACACAGGACGTTCAAGAAGGTTTTGGGCATGCTGTTTATTGTGCCAGAGAATGGGTTGGAAACGAACCCTTTCTATTAATGCTTGGCGACCATCTCTACGGTTCAGATGAGGAAAAATGCTGCGCGCAACAGGTCGTTGAGGCTTATGAACAGGTGGGGCATAGTGTCGTTGGACTTAAAGAGACACCGATTGAGGACTTATCAAACTTCGGCTGCGTAACGGGTGTATGGAAAGAAGAGAATTCACTGCTTTCGGTGACTGAATTTTATGAAAAACCGGATCCTGAGTATGCAATGGAGCATTTGCACGTAGATGGAATGGATATAGACCAGTTCTTGACGGTGTTCGGCATCTATGTGCTTCAACCTCAGATTTTCGAGTTTCTGGAACAGAACATCGTGCATAATTTGCGTGAGCGCGGGGAATTCCAGTTGACATCCTGTTTAGACGAGTTGCGGAAAGCGGATGGATTTTCAGGATATGTTGTCAAGGGAAGACGGTTTGACATCGGTCTCCCGGAAGAGTACCGGCAAACGGTTATTGATTTCAGGAATGCATAG
- a CDS encoding WD40 repeat domain-containing protein, translating to MENRQSIIPALRPFDDTDVTTWELPEGAIARLGQGGLRDVGFSPDGSYLAVATEIGFWLYDTTTMAPRALWGAERGMSNVVTFSNDMQWIASGDQDGMVKVWDTQDGQCVTKIDYGSTHRFDDVFHVRFSSDGQHLAASGFGHSAVYAWRTDRETPIVSFTVEDLKFDDYAKKFDPNHDRNFPIAFSPDSNLFAFVSSPHTVTISDINTGKAIAELTGHTAPLHSLLFSPCGQYLAGANLGATVQIWDIQGKSFVMEPTTYEGNRVRLAYTTDSTLRVADVHGNKVVIWDASKGKKLDAFETEGYTDRASRFSNDGTQFAVCSTCGNVQVWKEGTPSTAALFSGFKSTAESVVFLQDGSTLISNHWGTTGKVFWNVASRETQRIFPPLTERTSFFQKGMALSPCEELLAVDTSDANIEVWHIPSETLVSELTEHEKHGHGITLAFSPTREYLVSGGWENESYVWDVALWEKRHSLIEQTDSVVDIAFHPDGKLFVTTSRDGTARLWNVETGEQITLLPLPDTLEDATGYRGEPEEIERVINGGNLQWKRHQHIQSIVFSPCGTLIAGGLGTWLADGLTNEIRLWDAETLETQMIILPSQGTIRPWALTFSPCGRYLISGAWWCRGLDKAPIRIWEVATGEHIHTFWAHSTDVQDVAFSPDGTLLASGSFDGTILLWDMNPFIAS from the coding sequence ATGGAAAATAGACAATCCATAATTCCCGCGCTGAGACCCTTTGACGACACAGATGTAACAACTTGGGAACTCCCAGAAGGCGCAATTGCCCGATTGGGACAAGGTGGATTACGTGATGTGGGATTCTCACCTGATGGGTCATATCTTGCCGTTGCAACCGAAATCGGATTCTGGCTATATGACACGACAACAATGGCACCTCGAGCGTTATGGGGGGCTGAACGAGGGATGTCCAATGTCGTTACCTTTTCAAACGATATGCAGTGGATTGCCTCCGGCGATCAGGATGGCATGGTTAAAGTATGGGACACACAAGATGGACAGTGCGTTACGAAAATAGATTACGGAAGCACTCATCGGTTTGATGATGTCTTTCATGTTCGCTTTTCATCGGACGGTCAACACCTCGCTGCCTCTGGTTTTGGACACAGCGCCGTTTATGCTTGGCGCACAGACCGTGAAACGCCTATAGTGAGTTTTACGGTTGAAGATCTCAAATTCGACGACTACGCGAAAAAATTCGATCCTAATCACGATAGAAATTTTCCTATCGCTTTTTCACCCGATAGCAATCTATTTGCGTTCGTGTCTTCTCCGCACACGGTTACAATTTCAGATATAAATACCGGTAAAGCTATAGCGGAACTCACCGGACACACTGCGCCGTTGCACTCGCTTCTTTTTTCCCCTTGTGGACAGTACCTCGCCGGTGCGAACCTCGGTGCCACAGTTCAGATATGGGATATTCAGGGTAAATCCTTCGTAATGGAGCCTACTACTTATGAGGGAAATCGAGTGAGACTGGCTTATACGACTGATAGCACGCTGCGGGTTGCAGACGTTCATGGGAACAAAGTAGTGATTTGGGATGCGTCAAAGGGTAAAAAGTTAGATGCGTTTGAAACTGAGGGATACACAGACCGGGCATCGCGTTTTTCAAACGACGGAACGCAATTCGCAGTCTGTAGTACATGCGGTAATGTTCAAGTTTGGAAAGAAGGCACCCCTTCCACGGCGGCACTATTTTCTGGATTTAAAAGCACCGCTGAGTCAGTCGTATTTTTGCAGGACGGCAGCACATTGATCAGTAACCATTGGGGAACAACCGGCAAAGTGTTCTGGAATGTGGCGAGTAGGGAAACGCAGCGGATATTCCCGCCGCTAACTGAGCGTACCTCTTTTTTTCAAAAAGGTATGGCACTCTCCCCGTGTGAGGAACTGCTGGCAGTTGATACGAGCGATGCGAACATCGAAGTCTGGCATATTCCGTCTGAAACATTAGTTTCGGAACTCACCGAACATGAGAAGCATGGACATGGAATCACGTTAGCGTTCTCGCCTACAAGGGAATACCTTGTCAGCGGCGGCTGGGAGAATGAGTCCTATGTATGGGATGTTGCGCTTTGGGAAAAACGGCACTCACTTATAGAACAGACAGACTCAGTTGTAGACATTGCCTTTCATCCAGATGGAAAATTATTTGTCACTACCTCCAGGGACGGGACTGCTCGACTCTGGAATGTTGAAACCGGTGAACAAATCACCCTACTCCCTTTACCAGACACTTTAGAAGATGCTACCGGGTATAGAGGTGAACCCGAGGAAATCGAGCGAGTCATCAACGGCGGAAATCTACAATGGAAACGACACCAACACATTCAATCCATCGTGTTTTCGCCTTGTGGCACCCTGATTGCTGGCGGTCTCGGTACCTGGCTCGCCGATGGGTTAACCAACGAAATCCGATTGTGGGACGCAGAAACATTAGAAACACAGATGATTATACTTCCATCTCAAGGGACTATTCGTCCGTGGGCACTGACATTTTCGCCCTGTGGACGCTATCTTATCTCTGGGGCTTGGTGGTGTCGAGGTCTGGACAAAGCACCTATTCGGATATGGGAAGTTGCCACCGGTGAGCACATCCACACCTTCTGGGCACATTCCACAGACGTTCAAGATGTTGCCTTCTCACCGGACGGCACGCTCTTAGCAAGTGGAAGTTTTGACGGCACCATTCTGCTCTGGGATATGAACCCTTTTATTGCTTCTTAA